The window CTACATCCCCCCAGGCACAGCGGAAGGTATGGAAGCGCTCGCGCGCTCGCCACGAAGGGCGCTCCTCCAGCCGTCCCCGGCGATTCCGGTAGAGCTTCACTCCACCCGGACTCCCGAAGCCCCCTTCGCCTAGGTACTCGGTGACGGCCACATCTTCCCACCCGTCACCATCTACGTCCGCCACGGCAAGGTGGCCGTGGTAGCCGCTGTCGGCAGATGACCACGTCGGCAGCCGTTCTGGCAGCCCAGTAGCGTTAGCGTAGACAACGACCGGCTGGCGTTCCATATCGTTGCCACAAGCAACGACAACGTCAGGCAGGCCATTCCCATCCACATCGCTCAAAGCCAACCCTGTGGCGTAGAACCCTTGCGGTACAGACTCCCACTGCGGGAGCTTCGCGTACGGCACCTGTGCCGCTGCCCATGCGCAACAGAGGCTCCACCATCCAACCGCTGCCTGCCAAGCCGTTCTGCGCCTCATGTCGCCAAAAATACGCACCAATTTCCGCTCCCCGCTACCGTCTATTGCTGTCGAGACACGGGGCGCGAAGCAAAGATGCCAGGCATTTCCTTCGCACTCAGCAGCGAGCAAGAAGCCATCCGCCGGATGGTCCGGGAATTCGCCGAGGACAAGATTCGCCCTGTAGCTGCCTACTACGACGAGACGCAGGAGTTCCCCCACGAGCTCTTCGCTGAGATGGGCAAGCTCGGCCTCCTGGGGATTTTAGTGCCACAGGAGTATGGAGGCGCTGGGCTGGGTTACATGGAGTTCGCTCTGATTGTAGAGGAGCTGGCTCGGGTCTGCCCAGCTATCGCTCTGAGCGTTGCGGCCCACAATGGCCTCTGCACCAACCACATTCTCAGCTTCGGCTCCGAAGAGCTCAAAGCCCGCTACCTTCCAGCATTAGCTAGCGGACAGGCCATAGGGGCATGGGCCCTCACAGAGCCTAACTCTGGTTCCGATGCTGCCAGTTTACGCACTACCGCGGTCAGAGAAGGGGATATCTACATCCTCAACGGTTCCAAGAGCTTCACTACCCACGGCGGCGTCGGCTCGATAGCAGTAGTGATGGCCGTGACCGATCCCAGTCGTGGTAAGCACGGGATCTCCGCCTTCGTCGTGGAGAAGGGTACCGAGGGCTTCCGTGCGGGCAAGAAGGAGAACAAGCTAGGCATGCGAGCAAGCGATACGACGACCCTTTCGCTGGAGAATGTCCGCGTTCCTGCATCCAATCTCATCGGTGCAGAAGGTGATGGCTACCGCCAAGCCCTGCTCATCCTTGATGGCGGACGCATCAGCATTGCTGCTCTTGGGGTTGGCTTGGCTCAAGGGGCCTTTGAGGCTGCCTTGCGCTACGCCACAGAACGCCAACAGTTCGGTACCCCACTTGTGGAGTTCCAAGCCATCCAGATGAAGCTGGCTCGGCTATCCATGGAGATAGAGGCAGCCCGACTCCTAACCTACCGAGCTGCATGGCGTCGGCAGCAAGGCCTCTCCGTCCGTCTGGAGGCAGCGCAAGCAAAGCTCTTTGCAAGCGAGCTTGCAGTGCGCGCGGCCGAAGAAGCTATCCAGATCTTCGGCGGCTACGGCTACATCAAGGACTACCCCGTGGAGAAGCTCTACCGCGATGCCAAGCTGCTGACGATCGGCGAGGGGACTAGCGAAATCCAGCGCTTCGTCATCGCTCGCCAGCTCATCCGGAATTACTCCCTGAACGGCAGCCTGTGAGCCACTAGCTGAAGCTCCATGGAGCCATCTCTAAAAGACATCGTGCTGCAGACCGACCAGTCCAGGATGCAGGACCTCCTCCTGCGCTTCCACGAGCAGCTTGAAGCCGCCTACGAGCTCGTGGAGAACGTCCCTTTAAGCGCCTTTCCACGCCGCCCCCGACGCATCCTCGTGCTTGGAATGGGCGGATCAGCAATCGCGGCAGACTTACTGCGGACCTATGTCTCCTTTACCCCCGGTGCAGACCACCTGGACATCCGAGTCCACCGCAGCTACTCTCTGCCTTCGGGTCTGATGGACCGCCAGACTCTGGTAATCGCCAGTAGCTACTCGGGAAACACTGAGGAGACACTCACCGCCTTCGAGTACGCACGACAGCGAAGCCCGTACGTCGCTTGTCTAACCAGCGGAGGACGGCTTCTGGAGCGTTGCCGCGAGCTCGGTCTTCCACATCTCCCACTTCCCCAAGGCTATCCCCCGCGCGGGACAGTAGGCTTCTCCTTCTTTGCCCTATTGCTCCTCTTCCTGCGTCTCGGCTACTTCCGTAAGGCTGTGCGACAACACACTGAAGCTGCATGGACAGCAACCCACCAGCGCCTCCAGGAGCTAGCAGCCGTCTACGGCAGCCTTGACCACTCCGACAATCCCACACTGCAGCTTGCCCACCGGCTCACCGACAAGGTACCCATCATCTATGCCTCCGACCGGATGGAGGCCGTTGGCCTCCGCTGGCGCCAGCAGCTCCACGAGAACGCCAAACACATCGCTTTCGGGAACGTCGTGCCGGAAATGAACCACAACGAAATCTGTGGATGGCTCTTCCCGACCGAATTCTCTCCGCGGCAAGTCCATTTCCTCTGGCTCTACGATCCTGAGGACCACCCTAGGGTTCAGCTGCGC is drawn from Candidatus Kapaibacterium sp. and contains these coding sequences:
- a CDS encoding acyl-CoA dehydrogenase family protein; translation: MSFALSSEQEAIRRMVREFAEDKIRPVAAYYDETQEFPHELFAEMGKLGLLGILVPQEYGGAGLGYMEFALIVEELARVCPAIALSVAAHNGLCTNHILSFGSEELKARYLPALASGQAIGAWALTEPNSGSDAASLRTTAVREGDIYILNGSKSFTTHGGVGSIAVVMAVTDPSRGKHGISAFVVEKGTEGFRAGKKENKLGMRASDTTTLSLENVRVPASNLIGAEGDGYRQALLILDGGRISIAALGVGLAQGAFEAALRYATERQQFGTPLVEFQAIQMKLARLSMEIEAARLLTYRAAWRRQQGLSVRLEAAQAKLFASELAVRAAEEAIQIFGGYGYIKDYPVEKLYRDAKLLTIGEGTSEIQRFVIARQLIRNYSLNGSL
- a CDS encoding bifunctional phosphoglucose/phosphomannose isomerase, whose product is MEPSLKDIVLQTDQSRMQDLLLRFHEQLEAAYELVENVPLSAFPRRPRRILVLGMGGSAIAADLLRTYVSFTPGADHLDIRVHRSYSLPSGLMDRQTLVIASSYSGNTEETLTAFEYARQRSPYVACLTSGGRLLERCRELGLPHLPLPQGYPPRGTVGFSFFALLLLFLRLGYFRKAVRQHTEAAWTATHQRLQELAAVYGSLDHSDNPTLQLAHRLTDKVPIIYASDRMEAVGLRWRQQLHENAKHIAFGNVVPEMNHNEICGWLFPTEFSPRQVHFLWLYDPEDHPRVQLRIRHTPQLLAPRVPLESHTPFCPTEPHFLTRLFSLLYFGDWLSYWLAILHHTDPMPVPPIEELKRRLAAYPYEPAATALPMASPS